The following proteins come from a genomic window of Panicum hallii strain FIL2 chromosome 8, PHallii_v3.1, whole genome shotgun sequence:
- the LOC112902053 gene encoding putative receptor-like protein kinase At3g47110, whose product METITVGQLLFLLIICSAHVVHGSFNGNETDRLSLVEFKKAITRDPQQVMLSWNDSTHFCNWEGVLCRVKNPHRVTSLNLSGRGLVGNISPSIGNLTFLRYLLLPNNVFMGQIPPPLGHLRRIRYIYLSNNTLQGEIPDFANCSSLKGIWLNGNRLVGQMPTYANLPPLLEVLQISNNNITGTIPPSISNITALIGLGIMSNNIDGEIPSEIGKFPMLQIFSSSANKLSGRFQPAILNLSSLVELILASNYLNGELPSNLGSSLPNLQTFCVYNNLFKGHFPISLINASKLFVLDMSKNNFTGVVPSSIGKLKELSWLNLDYNQFHAHDKQDWDFMYSLFNCTKLQILSLAANQLEGKIPISFGNLSVWLQDLFLASNKISGLLPTGIENFRSLTTLALQENQFTGPIPEGLGTLNKLQRLYLSNNIFTGSIPSSLSNLSRLGQLMLDSNKLDGEIPPSLGNLKVLEILEISTNNLHGSIPKEIFNIPTTIQIGLSSNSLSGPLPLEIGNATQLQYLYLSTNNLS is encoded by the coding sequence ATGGAGACTATCACAGTTGGACAGCTTCTCTTTCTTCTAATTATTTGCAGTGCACATGTTGTCCATGGCTCCTTTAATGGCAATGAGACAGATCGGCTATCATTGGTTGAATTCAAGAAGGCAATCACTCGTGATCCACAGCAAGTCATGTTGTCCTGGAATGACAGTACTCACTTCTGCAATTGGGAAGGGGTCTTGTGCCGGGTGAAGAATCCACATCGTGTCACTTCCCTTAACCTCAGTGGTCGTGGCTTAGTAGGGAACATTTCTCCATCAATAGGAAATCTAACATTCTTAAGATATCTATTACTTCCAAACAATGTGTTCATGGGACAAATCCCTCCACCTCTAGGTCATTTGCGTCGCATCCGGTATATCTACTTGAGTAATAACACACTCCAAGGGGAGATACCTGATTTCGCAAACTGTTCTAGTCTCAAGGGGATATGGCTGAATGGCAATCGCCTCGTGGGACAAATGCCTACATATGCTaatttgcctcctctccttgAGGTACTGCAGATTTCCAATAATAATATTACTGGAACAATTCCACCTTCCATTTCTAATATTACAGCATTAATTGGACTCGGTATCATGTCTAATAATATTGATGGAGAAATCCCAAGTGAAATTGGGAAGTTTCCAATGCTACAAATCTTTTCCTCTTCGGCGAATAAGCTATCAGGAAGGTTTCAACCAGCCATCCTTAATTTATCTTCTCTTGTAGAACTCATTCTTGCCTCCAATTATCTCAATGGAGAGTTGCCATCCAATCTTGGTAGTTCATTACCCAATCTACAAACGTTCTGTGTATATAACAACCTCTTTAAAGGGCATTTTCCAATTTCATTGATAAATGCGTCTAAGTTATTCGTGCTCGACATGTCAAAGAATAATTTCACTGGAGTGGTCCCTAGTTCTATTGGCAAACTGAAGGAACTGTCCTGGTTAAATCTTGACTACAATCAATTCCATGCACATGACAAGCAAGACTGGGATTTCATGTATAGCCTATTCAATTGCACAAAGTTACAAATATTGTCATTAGCAGCGAATCAGCTTGAAGGAAAGATACCAATTTCTTTTGGCAACCTTTCTGTGTGGCTTCAAGACTTGTTTCTTGCAAGCAACAAAATATCAGGGCTTCTTCCTACTGGTATAGAAAACTTTCGCAGCCTGACAACTCTTGCTTTGCAGGAAAATCAGTTTACAGGTCCCATTCCAGAAGGGCTAGGAACCCTAAACAAATTGCAAAGATTATATTTATCCAACAATATCTTTACAGGGAGTATTCCTTCCTCCCTCTCAAACTTATCTCGACTGGGACAGCTCATGCTGGACTCTAACAAGTTGGATGGAGAGATCCCCCCAAGTCTGGGAAACCTCAAAGTCCTCGAAATACTGGAAATTTCCACCAACAATCTTCATGGTAGCATACCAAAGGAGATTTTCAACATTCCTACAACAATACAGATCGGGTTATCTTCCAATAGCCTAAGCGGACCACTTCCTCTTGAAATAGGCAATGCCACGCAACTACAATATCTGTATCTTTCAACAAATAACCTGTCCTGA
- the LOC112902895 gene encoding uncharacterized protein LOC112902895 has protein sequence MDGVVDATELWALDACKALPRVQLAYPIMSMDEPHVVFFILCESFYERKHGDTTEWLILVDTRSKTIRSVRRYDQGRGYFRGRIFLPSGLSDYFNSSPRCSDGAASSVSKSRSTMFIVNEEEELRDDGGRDLEAAAASPEETTILAVLGEIPGLAREDMLKAYSILSHDSNGRRFRSLLGLPVNLRKEWLLMEIKTSEACSVCSACTANLQHG, from the coding sequence ATGGACGGCGTGGTCGACGCCACCGAGCTCTGGGCGCTCGACGCCTGCAAGGCCCTCCCGCGCGTCCAGCTGGCGTACCCCATCATGAGCATGGACGAACCCCACGTCGTCTTCTTCATCCTGTGCGAGAGCTTCTACGAAAGGAAACATGGCGACACGACGGAGTGGCTCATCTTGGTCGACACGCGGAGCAAGACGATACGATCGGTGCGCCGCTACGACCAAGGGCGTGGCTACTTTCGTGGAAGGATCTTCCTTCCCAGTGGCCTGTCTGACTACTTCAATTCTTCCCCAAGGTGTAGCGATGGTGCTGCATCATCAGTGAGCAAGAGCAGAAGCACCATGTTCATCGTCAatgaggaggaggagctcaGAGACGATGGCGGCAGAGATTtggaagcagcagcagcttctCCAGAGGAGACGACGATCTTGGCTGTGCTCGGAGAGATACCTGGCTTGGCTCGTGAGGACATGCTGAAGGCGTACAGCATTCTTAGTCACGACAGCAATGGCCGCCGGTTCAGGTCACTTTTGGGGCTGCCAGTGAATCTGAGGAAGGAATGGCTGCTGATGGAGATCAAGACCAGTGAAGCCTGCTCTGTTTGCTCTGCGTGCACGGCAAACTTGCAACACGGCTGA
- the LOC112902054 gene encoding probable LRR receptor-like serine/threonine-protein kinase At3g47570, whose protein sequence is MSHNQLSGSIPKSFGGLQFLEQLDLSFNHLEGEVPENGIFRNATAIHIDGNKWFCGGPEVLHLPACSITHTSSTTKKKGSVMLKVMIPLASTVSLVAVIAVLSLLYKKRQKRKFMTVPSFGRSFPKVSYNVLARATDGFSASNLIGSGKYSSVYKGECFQDGNVVAIKVFSLHTRGAQKSFIAECNALRNLRHRNLVPILTACSSIDSEGNDFKALIYEFMPRGDLHKVLYSNGDALEYLHHNSQGSMVHCDLKPSNILLDENMTAHVGDFGLARFKVDPTALSVGDSNSTSSIAIKGTIGYVAPEYAGAGELSTAADVYSFGVVLLELFIRKRPTDDMFKDGLSIVSFTEMNFPDRVLEIVDSQLLQELILGQETQTAVNEKVVQCLTSVLYIGLCCTKTSPSERISMQEVAAKLHGVKDAYLRGN, encoded by the exons ATGTCTCACAATCAATTATCAGGATCGATACCAAAGTCTTTTGGTGGTCTGCAATTTCTTGAGCAACTAGATTTGTCATTCAACCATCTTGAGGGTGAAGTCCCAGAAAATGGTATATTCAGGAACGCAACTGCTATACATATCGATGGAAATAAGTGGTTTTGTGGTGGGCCAGAAGTGCTACACCTACCAGCATGTTCTATTACACATACAAGTTCTACAACTAAGAAAAAAGGATCGGTAATGCTAAAAGTAATGATCCCATTAGCCAGCACGGTGTCACTGGTTGCGGTCATTGCAGTTCTCTCGCTATTGTACAAGAAAAGACAAAAGAGAAAATTTATGACCGTCCCTTCTTTTGGTAGGAGTTTTCCCAAAGTTTCATATAATGTTCTTGCCAGAGCGACTGATGGGTTCTCGGCATCCAATTTAATTGGCAGTGGAAAGTACAGTTCTGTATACAAAGGTGAGTGTTTTCAAGATGGAAATGTGGTTGCTATCAAAGTTTTCAGCCTGCACACAAGAGGGGCACAAAAGAGCTTCATAGCAGAATGCAATGCTTTGAGAAATTTGAGGCACCGCAATCTAGTTCCTATCCTTACTGCATGCTCAAGTATTGATTCTGAAGGAAATGATTTCAAAGCTCTAATATACGAATTCATGCCAAGAGGGGACTTGCACAAAGTGCTATATTCAAATGGAG ATGCATTGGAGTATCTCCACCATAACAGCCAGGGGAGTATGGTTCATTGTGATTTGAAGCCTAGCAACATTCTTCTGGATGAGAACATGACGGCTCATGTTGGAGACTTTGGACTTGCAAGGTTCAAAGTTGACCCAACAGCATTATCTGTTGGTGATTCAAACTCAACCTCTTCAATTGCAATAAAAGGAACAATTGGATATGTTGCGCCTG AATATGCAGGGGCTGGCGAACTGTCGACGGCAGCAGATGTGTACAGCTTCGGAGTTGTTCTCCTCGAATTATTCATCCGAAAGAGGCCAACGGATGATATGTTCAAGGACGGACTGAGCATTGTAAGTTTTACAGAGATGAACTTCCCTGATAGGGTATTGGAGATTGTTGATTCCCAGCTGCTACAAGAATTGATCCTTGGTCAAGAAACTCAAACAGCCGTCAACGAAAAAGTTGTTCAGTGTCTGACTTCTGTGCTATACATTGGGCTGTGTTGCACAAAGACATCCCCCAGTGAACGCATCAGTATGCAGGAGGTGGCTGCAAAGCTGCATGGAGTCAAGGATGCGTATCTCAGGGGAAACTGA
- the LOC112902154 gene encoding probable LRR receptor-like serine/threonine-protein kinase At3g47570 has protein sequence MVLPGYLSDLFEHPHSTTSTKVYGHNHGLNSTKLEKVAMKLTAMGQFFLILIASCTRAVICSSNGNYTDRLSLLEFKRTISLDPHQALMSWNVSTHFCSWEGVRCSVKNPSRVSSLNLTNRGLVGKISPSLGNLTFLRILVLSTNSFSGEIPMSLGLLHRLQILSLQNNTLQGRIPALANCSKLTELLLGNNKLTGQIPVDLPQRLENLDLTSNNLTGTIPVSVANITMLQMFSCAMNNIEGNIPNEFANLLGLQVLRVSINKMSGQFPQPILNLSKLVELSISTNHFSGVVPSSIGNSLPDLQGIILADNFFHGHVPPSLTNASKLHSIDISSNQFTGVVPSSFGKLSKLSWLNLQFNKLKATSKQDWKFMDSLANCTELSEFSVANNYLAGQVPNSVGNLSSQLQGIYLGGNQLSGDFPSGIANLRNLVIVSLPDNNFTGVLPEWLGALNSLQVVQLSDNFFKGIIPSSFSNLSQLMSLDLEWNQLNGPIPSSLGNLQMLQALLISSNNLHGTIPKDIFTIPTIVRISLSFNSLHAQLHADIGNAKQLTYLQISSNNLSGEIPSTLGNCESLEVIELGHNLFSGSIPTLLGNISNLQILNLSRNNLTGSIPVALSDLQLLEQLDLSYNHLKGEVPTKGIFQNATALWINGNQRLCGGPLGLHLPPCPIMQSNSAKHKLSVIRKIVIPVAIVVVFAAGFVVWLFRRRKQKTKAISLPSPGRFPRVSYRDLVRATESFARSNLIGQGRYGSVYLGKLFHDGKAVAIKVFSLETREAQKSFIAECSALKNVRHRNLVPILTACSSIDSNGNDFMALVYEFMPRGDLHNFLYTTQDNEGSSCLNYISLAQRLSIIVDVSDALAYLHHNHQGTIVHCDLKPRNILLDDDMVAHVGDFGLARLKFDTTSPSLADSTSTSSLAIKGTIGYIAPEYAAGGQVSTAADVYSFGVVLLEIFIRRSPTDDMFNDGMTIAKLTEINFPDNLLQIVDPQLLQELEQREDITMTIRDSGAQTLQSVLSIGLCCTKTSPNERISMQEAAAKLHGIRDAYLRGN, from the exons ATGGTGCTTCCTGGCTACCTCAGTGATCTCTTCGAGCACCCCCATTCGACTACTTCCACCAAAG TCTATGGGCATAATCATGGTCTAAACTCAACCAAGCTAGAAAAAGTGGCGATGAAGCTTACTGCAATGGGACAGTTCTTCTTGATACTAATAGCGAGCTGTACACGTGCTGTCATCTGCTCTTCCAATGGAAACTACACAGATAGGCTCTCACTACTGGAGTTCAAGAGGACGATAAGTCTTGATCCACATCAAGCTTTGATGTCCTGGAATGTTAGCACCCATTTCTGCAGTTGGGAAGGTGTCCGGTGTTCTGTCAAGAACCCAAGTCGTGTCAGTTCTCTTAATCTTACAAACCGAGGTCTAGTAGGGAAAATATCCCCTTCACTAGGAAACCTAACATTCCTAAGAATCCTGGTTCTATCGACTAATTCGTTCAGTGGAGAGATCCCCATGTCCCTTGGTCTCCTGCATCGCCTCCAAATCCTCAGCTTGCAAAACAACACGCTACAAGGAAGGATACCCGCTCTTGCAAACTGTTCAAAACTAACAGAGCTATTGCTGGGAAACAACAAACTTACCGGACAGATACCGGTAGATTTGCCTCAGCGCCTTGAAAATCTTGATCTTACCTCAAATAACCTTACTGGAACCATCCCTGTTTCTGTTGCCAATATCACAATGTTACAGATGTTTAGCTGTGCGATGAATAACATCGAGGGGAACATCCCAAATGAGTTTGCAAACCTGCTGGGGCTGCAGGTCCTTCGCGTGAGTATCAATAAGATGTCAGGCCAATTTCCACAGCCCATTCTGAATCTTTCTAAACTAGTTGAACTTTCAATTTCAACAAACCATTTTTCCGGAGTTGTACCATCCAGTATAGGTAACTCTCTACCTGATCTTCAGGGGATCATCTTAGCTGACAACTTCTTTCATGGTCATGTCCCACCTTCATTAACAAATGCTTCCAAATTGCACAGTATTGACATATCAAGTAATCAGTTCACAGGGGTAGTGCCTAGTTCATTTGGAAAACTTTCTAAACTGTCATGGCTAAATCTTCAGTTCAATAAACTCAAAGCAACTAGTAAACAAGACTGGAAGTTTATGGACAGCTTAGCCAATTGCACTGAGCTAAGTGAGTTCTCGGTAGCAAACAATTATCTAGCGGGCCAAGTGCCGAATTCTGTAGGTAACCTTTCCAGTCAGCTCCAGGGTATATACTTAGGAGGAAACCAACTGTCAGGGGATTTTCCTTCTGGTATAGCAAACCTTCGTAACCTAGTCATTGTAAGTCTGCCTGATAATAATTTTACGGGTGTGCTTCCAGAATGGCTTGGGGCCCTCAACAGTCTGCAAGTAGTACAGTTAAGCGACAATTTCTTTAAAGGGATCATTCCATCATCCTTCTCAAATCTATCTCAATTGATGTCGCTTGATCTAGAGTGGAATCAGTTAAATGGACCTATACCCTCAAGCCTGGGAAACCTCCAGATGCTTCAGGCATTGCTCATTTCCTCCAACAATCTTCATGGCACTATACCAAAAGATATCTTCACAATTCCAACAATAGTGAGAATCAGCTTATCCTTTAACAGCCTACATGCACAACTTCATGCCGACATTGGGAATGCCAAACAACTCACATATTTACAAATCTCATCAAACAATCTATCTGGAGAGATTCCCAGCACATTGGGTAATTGCGAAAGTTTGGAAGTTATCGAGCTGGGCCATAATCTTTTCAGCGGAAGCATCCCCACCTTGCTTGGCAATATTAGTAACCTACAAATTCTCAACCTGTCGCGCAATAACCTGACTGGATCAATACCGGTCGCTCTTAGTGACCTACAGTTACTTGAGCAACTGGATTTGTCATACAACCATCTGAAGGGTGAGGTCCCAACAAAAGGGATCTTCCAGAACGCGACAGCTTTATGGATTAATGGAAATCAGAGGCTTTGTGGCGGGCCACTGGGGTTACACCTACCTCCATGTCCTATCATGCAATCGAATTCAGCTAAGCACAAGCTTTCGGTTATTCGGAAAATAGTTATCCCAGTAGCTATAGTGGTGGTATTTGCAGCAGGCTTTGTTGTTTGGTTGTTCCGGAGGCGAAAACAGAAGACAAAAGCTATCTCTTTACCCTCTCCTGGAAGATTCCCCAGAGTTTCTTACAGAGACCTTGTCAGAGCGACAGAGAGCTTTGCAAGATCCAATCTAATTGGTCAGGGAAGATATGGTTCTGTTTACCTAGGAAAATTGTTTCATGATGGAAAAGCAGTTGCCATCAAAGTTTTCAGTCTAGAGACAAGAGAAGCACAAAAGAGCTTCATCGCAGAATGTAGTGCTTTGAAAAATGTGCGGCATCGCAATCTAGTTCCTATCCTAACTGCATGCTCAAGTATTGATTCCAACGGAAATGATTTCATGGCCTTAGTATATGAGTTCATGCCACGAGGAGACCTGCATAACTTTCTGTACACGACTCAAGACAATGAAGGCTCTTCATGTTTGAATTACATTTCACTAGCTCAAAGGCTAAGCATCATTGTAGATGTATCAGATGCATTGGCGTATCTGCACCATAACCACCAAGGGACCATTGTCCATTGTGATCTGAAGCCTAGAAACATCCTTTTGGATGATGATATGGTAGCACATGTTGGAGACTTTGGGCTAGCAAGGCTCAAATTTGATACAACATCACCATCTCTTGCTGACTCAACTTCCACTTCTTCACTCGCAATCAAGGGAACCATTGGATACATTGCTCCAG AATACGCTGCGGGTGGTCAGGTTTCCACTGCGGCGGATGTATACAGCTTCGGAGTTGTTCTCCTTGAGATATTCATCCGAAGGAGCCCGACAGATGACATGTTCAATGATGGGATGACCATTGCAAAGTTAACAGAGATCAACTTCCCTGATAATTTGTTGCAGATTGTTGACCCACAGCTGCTTCAGGAGCTAGAGCAGAGAGAGGACATTACAATGACCATCAGGGATAGTGGGGCACAGACTCTGCAGTCAGTGCTGAGCATTGGGCTCTGCTGCACCAAGACGTCACCCAACGAGCGCATCAGCATGCAGGAGGCGGCTGCCAAGCTGCACGGGATCAGGGATGCATATCTTAGAGGAAACTGA